ACGTTCGTCGCCGATAGCTTCTCTGCGAGTTCGATAGGGGTTCCCGGAGAGAGCCCAATGTTGCGTGCCAGCACCAGGAGGCTTTCCTTCGCGGCGTTGCTGGCCTGAACTAAGCCCTGCTTCTCGTGAGCTAGCTGAACTTGCGCCCTGAGCACATCGATCCCGGTCGCGACACCCGCGTCTCTCTGATCAAGAGCAAGCTGATATAGCACCTGCGCCGTATCGACTCGAGACTTCGCAGATTCGGTAAGCGCCGCTGCCGACTGGCAACTCAAATACAAGGAGGCGACATTCCGTATCACCTGATCCCGAGCATCCTGATAATCGCTGCGAACCGCCTTGACGCTCTCCTTCGCAGCCCGCGATGCGTGAAGCGCGGTTAGATCCAAAATGCTTTGATCCGCGCTTGCCCGAAAATCGTAGGTAGTGAAAGGCCCCACTACGTCGGGAAGCCCCGGAAAGCTGATTCCCTGTGCACGCAGGTTGCGAGTCTGGATGGTTATCGGCGTGTCTATGCGTACCCGCGGATAAAGTGCTGATTGGCGTCGCTCTGCGGTACCACGTGCCTCGGCCACCCGACTGTCGGCGACAAGCACCGCCAAGTTCGACTTCAATCCGCGCTGGATGGCATCTTCCAGCGTCAAGCGCAACGGCGCTGTCTGTGACCAACCCGGCACTGCAACCAGAAAGATAGCTGTTAGCTTAAGTCCGATTCGATACATGCTGATTCTCGCTTCAGGCAACATCCGGTTACTTCTTTCGTTGCGTCTTTACCGGCATGGGTACCCGCATTCCACTCCACATGACTTCGAAGGTCCGTTTCAGAATTCCCGTGATCGGCTCTGCTGGATGCAGTGACCAGAGCAGGAGCGTTCCAAACATGCACTGCTGAAATGTGCGCGCGAGTTCGTAAGCTTCCATGTCGGTCCGAATTTCATTTCGTGACTGACCTATTTCAAGAATCTGCGCGAGTATCCGCCGTCCGCGGTCCGCGATCTGCTCCCGCACCACCTTGCGCACTTCCTCGCTGCTCATGAAAGAAGCCAGCATGCTGCGCGCAAGTTCGGGCGTGCTTGACGGCAAGACCAGAAGATCTTCTGCCATGGAGCGTACTAATTTGCGAATCGGCTCTTCGCCAGCGGTGGCCTGCTCCAGGCATAGTTCGACGCGGCCGATCTGGCGCGAAGCGAAATAAAGCAGGACGTGATCTTTGCTCGGGAAATAGTTGAAAAATGTCCCCTTTGCCACATCAGCGGCCTCGGTGATCTCTTCCACCCGCGTGGAGGCGAATCCGTTCTTCGCGAAGAGTTGCAGAGCTGAGTGAAACAGCTTGTCGCGAGTTTCATTGCGCTTCCGCTCGCGCCGCCCGACCGGCGTTGCGAGGGATGTCGAATTTGGCTTAATGACCACAGTCCATATTTGACTATTGGTCATATTTAGTTGTCAAGTCATTTTTGTGAGAGTGGTAAGGTAACGTTGATGGATCTCATTTTCAGTCCAGTGGAAATCCGCGTGCTCGGCTCCTTGATGGAGAAGGACATCACCACTCCGGATTACTACCCTCTCTCACTGAATGCCCTCGTAAACGCATGCAATCAGAAGTCGAACCGTGAGCCGGTGATGGAACTCGACGACAACAGCGTGCGCGATGCTCTCAGTTCATTGGCGGAGAAAAGGTTGGCTGGTCCTACCAGCAGTGCAGATTCGCGGGTCACCAAGTACGAACACCGCATGCAGGAGGTCTTCAACTTTACTCGGCGCGAAACGGCGATCATCTGCGTCCTCCTGCTTCGCGGGCCACAAACTCCGGGCGA
This Terriglobales bacterium DNA region includes the following protein-coding sequences:
- a CDS encoding TolC family protein, with the protein product MLPEARISMYRIGLKLTAIFLVAVPGWSQTAPLRLTLEDAIQRGLKSNLAVLVADSRVAEARGTAERRQSALYPRVRIDTPITIQTRNLRAQGISFPGLPDVVGPFTTYDFRASADQSILDLTALHASRAAKESVKAVRSDYQDARDQVIRNVASLYLSCQSAAALTESAKSRVDTAQVLYQLALDQRDAGVATGIDVLRAQVQLAHEKQGLVQASNAAKESLLVLARNIGLSPGTPIELAEKLSATNVPMPTPEEALANALDTRPDYQALAKQRDVLNEQVKASNARFYPRLSANANYGGIGRTFSQITGTGAAQLSLSFTVFDRDRQGERKELEARLDRISRQAADMKLGIEQDIRQALLRLDSATEEVTVAVAGLDLAQKELDLAKYRFQNGVTNNVEVVNAQDSLARAQQNHIVALTHHADARIMLSRALGNTENTYSQYLGSH
- a CDS encoding TetR/AcrR family transcriptional regulator; translation: MTNSQIWTVVIKPNSTSLATPVGRRERKRNETRDKLFHSALQLFAKNGFASTRVEEITEAADVAKGTFFNYFPSKDHVLLYFASRQIGRVELCLEQATAGEEPIRKLVRSMAEDLLVLPSSTPELARSMLASFMSSEEVRKVVREQIADRGRRILAQILEIGQSRNEIRTDMEAYELARTFQQCMFGTLLLWSLHPAEPITGILKRTFEVMWSGMRVPMPVKTQRKK
- a CDS encoding YceH family protein is translated as MDLIFSPVEIRVLGSLMEKDITTPDYYPLSLNALVNACNQKSNREPVMELDDNSVRDALSSLAEKRLAGPTSSADSRVTKYEHRMQEVFNFTRRETAIICVLLLRGPQTPGELRGRTERMFQFEDLADVQATLQKLMQREPSLVKVLPRQPGTKEARYMHLFSGDIESYEVPAAAPPTQAVSDDRLVHLEGEVSTLRQEVAELRQQIAEMKKVFE